Below is a window of Neodiprion virginianus isolate iyNeoVirg1 chromosome 4, iyNeoVirg1.1, whole genome shotgun sequence DNA.
cacacgcaagGCGAAAGTAGAAATGTCAAGGAGGGACAGATCCGTTGCAAGGTGGTAACTACGTCTATGATATATAAATGTCAGGTAGGTTCTCTTCATCATTCTCTTACTTCTCCATTACCGAAACGACGTCATTGTCAGGcgtggatatatatatatacacgcgtaAAATATCTCCTTAAATCTTTATATTCGAGCCCCTTTTTTTCTAAGCTTCGATCGACATTCTACGAGACTTGTTCTTATCTTGACGAATCGAAGGTATAAAAGAAACTATCTTAATTTATAACCGTGACGTTTCAAGCAGGATCAACGCGAAGTATCGAACACTTGATTCTAAGCGGaagctttctttttttactcgtagattttttgaatgaatttgCTTGTAACGAAAAGTagctttttttattcaaaccgATCTTGAGTGTTGATCAATTTCAGAGATAACGCTACAGTATGATGGGATATAAAAACCGCAGAACGATTACAATGACAGTCTGTAGTTGAGATTCAAGCGTTCTGTGTTTTCAATGAACCGCTGTAACTTTAGCCTTTATTCGGTCTCTGATATTCCGACACCCGCACCTTTGTCGAGAAATAACTGTAGCGGGTTTCCATATTCTAGACCAGAATTCAAAACACCTTCAGACGAGTCGCCTTCGACGAAGACAAAGAGTCACGGAATATCTAACCAAGGTGAGAGTCGCGAAGTCGGCTTCCAGCGGTTGGGTTAAGGAGCTTtcgaatatataataatatatatatatatacgtatataaatccCTTAATAACGTCTAATTCAGGTAGTTAATCTCAGCGCATAGAAAGTGTTGAGCCGCGTTAATTCAACGGCGAGGAAGGGCAAAGGGGAAGAGAAAAgaggaagggaagggaagcAGTTATAGACGGCTCGCGAGCTTGCGAAGCGAACCTGGCTGCCTAAATCGGCATGACAATGGCCGTGCTCGAACTACCACCACCCCTCTCCCCGCTCgcgatgatgataatgttgTGACTTATGAACCGATTTGCATTTTAATACGCAGCGCCCATTGTTTGCGGTTATTGTTAGTTGCCCATCCACCCAGTCTCAGAAGCATCTCGTTCATTTATTACAACCTATCTACGATTGCTTTCTCTCCACAAAGCCTTACACCCTCTCTTTCtgtctttttcaatttttttctgtcccCTCTTTCGCCGTCCAACTTTTATTCGAGCAATTATACTCTCGAATCTGAGACAGGTCTGTATCCGCTCGATACATTGCCGCTCGATATATTGCCGCTCGATACAGTGCCGCTCGTTATATGGCCGTTCACTCCGCTAAACCGAGTACAACAGGCGGTCGATAGCTATAAGCTCGTTGTTTGTGTAGTTCCGCActgaggaggagaaggaggaggaagagaacTTGCAGGTAATTTCCGCGATAGTTTCTGCCTGAAGCAGGCGACGTGGCACCGGCACAATAGAGCTGCTGGTTAATATTGGAGATGGGTAATTGACACGGCAcagtgcagcagcagcagcagcagcagcagctgctGCTCAATGGTTGTAAGGCGACACGATCCGGTCTCGATCGCTTCTGTTGTACGTGTGGCAGCTTCCACTTTGCCAACTAATCTATGTAGGTACCCCAGCATTTCAGTTTCCGGAAAATCAAAACCACCCCACCGCACGGTGGTGGTTGGTAGTTGTGTCTTGCTCGTTTAGTCTGAACTTAGAACCGTCATCAGGGTTTTTTGATGCTTGAGGTGGAACAGAAATATTGAGACTTTTTTTGAGTTTCTGTACAGAGAAAGAAATTCGAGGGATTAGATTTATGGAGATGGATTCTGAAGAAACAAGTTTTTATGTCTCGATAATGGCAATAAGGTTGATTCCTTCGGATTGTTTctttagaaaattttgacgatttcgGACGCGAGAATCAGTGAATTTACACGACTATAGTTTGAAATCGTAATTAGCAGCGGGTCAAAATTACATCCAAAAGACGGAAAAATGCCTCACATCTTCGCAGCTTTTCACCTTATGACATCccagatttcttttttctgttccCGAGGACCAGTTTGGTCGGAAGAGACTTCCTGAAAATCGGTGTCGAGACGAAAAGTTGTTGGGATCcgaaaatgtttaaaaaacaCTAAATTCGATGGGTATACTGGGTTTTACAGAATTTCAAAACgatgaaacaaagaaatcgatcttggagtattttttttttttttttaaactcaacGAAGTTATTCTTACCTCACGAATATATTAATTCGATAAACGCTTAACGTGCGTCCATCTAGTTACACTAAATTCAACGAAAGGTCGGTgcgatcatttttcaaccgaCTAATCTTCTGAATCGAGATCGCAAACGGAGATAAAAAAACACGTGAGAAATATTTCTGCAACGCCTGTTACGAGGTATCGAATTGCGCAGACCAAAACGACGAGCCgaaagcattttcaaaatgtcgAACAGCGCGCGGCTCAAAACCACCGCCAAGTTCTCCCAAGATTCTTACAACAACGACAAACTTCACGTACAGTGAACTTTTGAGGCGTATCGCAAGCAATCGGCGCGTATAATACAGACGTCGCgtataatgaagaaaaattcacggAACGCACGAGATGCCCAAAATATGTTGTCGTTAAGAGATTCAAGAGCTCTTGCGACAAGAGTTCGGAGCGTTATttgtcattgttattatttatcataATACACTCTCGGACCCCTTGTCACATCTTCGGGTAAAAAGTTTCCCTTTCTCATACTTTCGCACTGCTTGCACAGGTTTCCGTTTCGGAATTGTCGTGTACGAAATCCGCATTGTTCATTTATTCAGAAGGGCCGGTTCGCGCATACACACCGTCGAAGCAGATTCTACCTGTCGGGAATTCGAAAAGCAAGAAATTTCAGGGAAGAGGGAgaggacgaagaagaagaaggagacgAAGAAAGAGACGCAGTCGTAACTTGGCTTCGGAATCAAAAGTTGGAGTTGGTTGGGCTCGAGGGTTTTCCTCAGTGCCCGTTCAATGTGCCACTCAATTTCAAACAGCCTCCGTCGGTTTTCAACGCCgcccttcttcttcttcttcttctgcttcttctgcttctttcgcttttccttcttctccaAAGTCCCACTCGAGAACTCGTCGTTATATTTTAATGCCTGCTTGCGTATTCATATCGATGTTCCTCTACCGGTCTTTTCAGCTCCTCATTCAGCCGCCCTCAGACACAGTCTCTTAGATTCAGCTTCCTTCCGTCCCCCTTTTCACCCCGAAATGACAAGCCTCCTCcattaaattttactttctctctttccctctctctctctcaaacACCAACTTATATTGCACATTACGTAATATCGCCGTAACGCGGTTATGTTCCGTGGTAAAACAGCCGGTAAACGGAATTATTTTCTCTGCACGtgccgaaaataaaaaacagtaacaatattttaatacgaagagtacttttcgattttcgttCACTGCTTACTCCGTTGAATTAATCGTATCCGTACGTCACAGTTTATCAAACTTGTATTATATTCTAATCCAATATCCatgattttaaatattctGCGCAATTGTTCCATGCCATTGCAACATAATAGATATATCAAATTTCTTGTCGCTTCGAGCCTACTTCGTTTCTATCGGCTATTtttctatacatattttaGCCAGTATTTTTATCAATCGGCTTATTTTCTAgaaacattattattaaacaCGGATCAGTGAGGTCACTGTGTCATCGTTACATTTATCTAACTCCGATACGCCGTGTGAATGCATCAGTGCCGGATAAATAGGCCTGAGGAATTAAGCGGAGCGAGAAATTTTGACGCGGTAATTAATCAGGATCGCTGATGTTTCATCTCGACTATTATTTAAACGTCCGAATCGAACTGATGCAAGCTGAGGGAATTTCGCTGCAGGTTGCGGGTAATTGGCTAAATTAATTTGCATCGCGATGCGAAACGTTGTAGATAACgtgcataaaaattttgtagagTGGAAGTTGAAGAAGTTCTGAAAATCTGATCCTCAGGTCGCAGTTTTCCTCGTTTTTAGGACATGCTCGTTAAAATTGTCGCGATTTGCTTGTCAAAACTTCGTGGTTTAGAAATCGTGCGTACAGCActgtaagaatgaaaaatgaggCCACTTAAGACGAAGACGCGTTTGGAGCTTGCTCAAGATTAGCGCTATTCGTTTACTCGATAATTAGTTGTAATCAAATCGGCGACGCTGCGGCCAGCAATTCAATTCATATTCGTCGTGTATGTTTGCGTTACGGACATGAAGAAATTATTCGTCACTTTGCTGGTTTTGAGTGAGTATCTTTACGTTAAGCATTGACAAttggtgtaaaaataatttactcaAATTCATGTGAGATCGTgatttaaagtaaaaaatgaagtatcaaaattgaacgaatttcaatttgcTTCTTGGGAAATGAGTGATAGTGACGTCACTCAATAGatggggcggggttgaaatttcgactttgaaaagttccaaaaataccaaattCCGAAATctttggtggcgaaacttgaagtgaagaagTCAAACTTTCACGAAACATCAAAgcttcgaatggtccgaaactcGAGGCTCAAAGTTTCGGAAGTGCAAAATTctgaaagtgagaaaattagaaaagtttcaaatccgaaacatcgaaattccgaatgatcgaagatatTCAGTTCTGTGGATTTCTGGCTGAggaaatttcaacattttgatctttctttgtttcggagtctggaatcctggtcattctgattttttctcactcgTTGAGCAAGCTACGCTacgtgagtatattttaacgTTCAGAATTGCGCTCTTATCGAAAGTataattttccgattttcCCTCCATCGGAACTTTTATCTAATGTAACTTGAAATCTCGTAACTTTGCGGCGTCGagtttccgaccattcgaaactttgttgtttcgtaaaggtttgatttcttcacttcaagtttcgccgcCAAATAATTCTGAATCAGGCAtattcggaacttttcaaattccgaaCTTCGACCCCGCCCccaataattatttgaaatctgACTCAAATTCATCCCTCAAAATTCGGTTAAAGTCATTTCGATCCCTGTTAACTTAGTTGCTTTTCGATCTTCAATCTTTAAAACATCGGACAATTTTTTGCAAGGTATCCTAACAGGATCCTCGCTCGAGGAAGTCGGCCATTCCGACGCAGCTTGCAAGTGCGATCACTGCGAGGAGCAGAACTCGGAGGAAATTCGGAAGCAAGATGCGCTCGCGGAACTTCCGTTTAACATGGAAGATTCGGACGGCGACGGGAGTCGGATAATTTGCGCTAGGGACAGAGACCTTGAGGACAAAACGTTTCCCAGCATCTGTCACATGCTCTGCGAAAATCGTTGCACCCGATTCAACGTGACCGAGAAAATCTCGGGATCGTTGAAACGCGTCATCGCTACGGCGTACAGAACGAGTGAGTTTTCCCgcttctttgaaaatttcttctaaaTCGCCCCGGAAATTTCCCACTCTCAATCATTACTCCTCGGTTTTTTCAGACTACTACAAACTCCACGACGGACAGTGCTTGTAAGGATTCTAGCTACCAGATACGCGTTTTTGCCAAAATTCTCGACGTAACGAATTATTTGCAATCTTTAAAATTGGATACGGTAATTGGTGCAGGAATAAACCGTCTTTAATTTTATCAGACTATCATTTTTTCGTGTAAACCTCGATGTGTACACAAGTTTCAACTCCTGGTACGCATGCATGTACGTGCatgtattaattatatataagcGTGTGCGAAAcgagttgaaaattatttcgcgAAAACGATCGAGCTCACGATCAGTCTTCTTTGAGTGAGTGAGTAGTGAGTGACGTATAAATTGCGAGTTTCccttgagagagagagagagagagagaacgcTCACGTTAATTCAGGTTGCAGGAAAGGCTCAGTGAATCGACTTCCGGTATCCGTCCTTCAATCTCTACGCTCTGTTATATAAGTGATTTTGTGGAAGAATTAAGGCTTCACCGCGAATATTTGGCACCATTGTTTAcatgataaataaaagaaacttttTAACTGTACGTCATGTTTTTGTTAAACAAAGTTTCTCCTTTTTACTCTGTACAATTATTTGTCgaatatttcgtaaaaattattcaaaagttACGGACTTGAATTCGACGTATAagattgtttattattttattccgtCTAGTTAATCAGTGTCTTAAAACGGGTAACATtagataaaatttgttttcttttttcattacgGTCGTTTTGTAAACGATAAAATAAGATCGTGTTCACAGTTAGTGACATATCAAACACGGCAGAAATTTTAATCGCAGAATTACATAGACcgtagaaataattttaaataataataatgtgtgTGGATGAGAATAGGCGAGAAGAATAATTCGGCATCCCGGTCACGAAGTTGAGGATGGAAATGGCGGAGGGGAAATGGGCGAACCGGCGTAAAACCgtcgaataaaatttgtacagtatataataatgataataataatatacgataATAACACGACGCGAAGATAGCAGTGCATTAAAATAGGCATTACGCCGGTTGGCGTTAATCAGActaagagaagaagaagaagaagaagaagaagaagaagaagaagaagatgaagaagatgaagaagggGGAGTTGGGGGGAAAAGGAGGCAATTAAGCAGGCAACTCGCGAAACCGGGACTTGCTCGCCATCGTAAACCGCAAAATATAATTTCCCCAATTGTGGCGGTTGTACGGAAATATaatatcatatatattataagcGAAGCGAGAGGTTCGGTCTGCAGGACCCGGAACTCTCGGGATGATTTTACCCGCTCTGTCTGCAGGCGTAGGAATTAGCCAGACGCAGTCCTCGCAAATTGAGTCGCCTCCTGTCCCCGGAATTTAAACATTCAAATTAACCTACTTACCAAGTCAAACTccgtacattatacattatatagcTGATGTTATAATGCTCGCCGATTTTACGACCCCCACGGAATTTTTGAATTGAGCCATTTTGGCGAacgattttgttttcaacaatcgagaaaaaat
It encodes the following:
- the LOC124301780 gene encoding uncharacterized protein LOC124301780, which produces MKKLFVTLLVLSILTGSSLEEVGHSDAACKCDHCEEQNSEEIRKQDALAELPFNMEDSDGDGSRIICARDRDLEDKTFPSICHMLCENRCTRFNVTEKISGSLKRVIATAYRTNYYKLHDGQCL